GGCTGTTCGAGCAGGCCGGCAAGGAGCAACAGCGCAGCGCCTGGGTGCGCACCAAGGTGGAATGCGAAGTGGCCGAGATCAGCTACACCAAATTTCGCGAACTGGCCCAACATGATCCGGACATTCTGTACGCCCTGAGCGGGCAGATCGCCCAGCGGCTGCGCGATACCACCCGCAAGGTCGGCGACCTGGCGTTCTTCGATGTCACCGGGCGTGTCGCTCGCTGCCTGCTGGAGCTGTGCAAGCAGCCCGACGCCATGACTCACCCCGATGGGATGCAGATCAAGGTCACGCGCCAGGAAATCGGGCGCATCGTGGGCTGTTCGCGGGAGATGGTAGGTCGCGTACTCAAGGATCTGGAAGAGCGCAACCTGGTGCACGTCAAAGGCAAGACGATGGTGGTGTTCGGCACCCGTTAGCCGGGCAGTATCCCTGCCAACATTTGACGGTACAGGGTGTCGAGCCGGCTGATCGCGTCCGGCACGGCAAAGACTTCATGCAGCGCGATATGGCTCTCGGCGCGCACGCGCTGTTCCAGGCCACAGGCTTGATTGAAACGATTGACCGCTGCAATCAACGCATCGCGATCGTTATCCAGCAGTAAAGCACCGTGCACCAACCCTACCGGGCGGCCACCGCTCTGCCGCCAGCGTTGGGCCGTGCCGACCATTTTACGGCCGTTGAGATTGACGTTGTAACGACCGTCGCAGAACGCGCCGTCGATTTCACCAACAGACGCCTCGCCGCCCAATTCAATCAGCAAGTCGCAGATTGGCTGGCACAAGCGCTGATAGCCGGTTTCGATGCGCCCTTGATCACCCTCACTGCGCGGCGGCGCATAGACCAGGGCAATGTTGACCGTAGCGGCCGACTGCGGCACCGGCTCGCCACCGGTTTCGCGCAACAACACCGGCCAACCGGCGTCAGCCGAGACTTGGCTGGCCATTTCAAAGGCCGGCAATCGGCTCAAACGGCGCGGCATGACCAAGGCTTGATCGTTGGGTTGCCAGAACAACAGCCCGAACTCACGTTCGCCCGCGCAGACGGCAGCCAGCAAGTCCTGCTCGGCGGCAAGGCCGGCTTCGACGGTCATCGACAGGGGCTGAATCACGGGTCACCTACCTATCTGAACAAACACAAACCCAAATGTGGGAGGGGGCTTGCCCCCGATTGCGGTGTATCAGTTGACGATGTACTGACAGAAAGTCCGCTATCGGGGGCAAGCCCCCTCCCACATGTTGATCACATTTCAAATCAGTTCAGTCGAGAGTCGAACCGCTGACCGCCACACCACGCTCCGGGAAGAACAGACGCTGCAGTTCCGCCCCTGGGTTCTCGGCGCGCATGAACGTCTCGCCGACCAGGAACGAATACACCTCGCTGATTTCCATCAGTTCCACATCGGCGCGGTTGACGATGCCGCTCTCGGTGATCACCAAGCGGTCACGCGGAATACGCGGCAGCAGGTCGAGGGTGGTCTCCAGGCTGACGTCGAAGGTGTGCAGGTTACGGTTGTTGACCCCTACCAGCGGTGTGTCGAGGGTTTTCAGCGCGCGCTCCAGCTCGTCGCCGTCGTGCACTTCAACCAACACATCCAGGCCGACACTCTTGGCCACGGCTGCCAGCTCGGCCATCTTCACGTCATCCAGTGCCGAAACGATCAGCAGCACGCAATCGGCGCCCAGGGCGCGGGCTTCGACGATCTGGTAGGGATCAACCATGAAGTCCTTGCGAATCACCGGCAACTTGCACGCGGCGCGTGCCTGCTGCAGGAACAGGTCGGAACCCTGGAAGTAATCGATATCGGTCAGTACGGACAGGCACGTCGCCCCACCCTTTTCATAGCTGACGGCGATTTCCTGTGGCACGAAGTGTTCGCGGATCACGCCTTTGCTCGGAGAAGCCTTCTTGATCTCGGCGATCACCGCCGGCTGCTTCCTCTTCGCCTGATCAAGCAAGGCCTTGGCAAACCCTCGCGGGGCATCCGCCGCTTTCGCCTGGGTTTCCAGCTCGGCCAGGCTCACGCGAGCACGGCGTTCGGCGACTTCTTCAGCCTTGCGCGCGAGGATTTTTTCCAGAACCGTCGGAACACTCATGCTTCATTCTCCATCTTGAATACGGCGGTGAATGCTCCGAGTTCTTCGAGTTTCTCGCGAGCCAGACCGGTGTGCAGCGCATCGTGGGCCAAGGCCACACCTTCTTTAAGACTATAGGCGTGGTCGGCTGCATAAAGTGCCGCGCCAGCATTCAGCACAATCATTTCCGCAGCTTTCTGACCGTTCTCGGTCTTGCGCCGGCCCAACGCATCGCGGATCAATTCCAGCGAGGCCGCCGGGCTTTCCACTGCCAGGCCGTGCAGGCTCTGGCTCTTCATGCCCAGGTCCTCAGGCTCGACCCAATATTCCGTGACCTGGTCGTTCTTCAACTCCGCCACGAAGGTCGGCGCCGCCAGGCTGAATTCATCCAGGCCATCTTTGGAATGCACCACCAGCACATGTTTGCTGCCCAACCGCTGCAGCACTTCGGCCAACGGCCGGCACAACGCCTGGCTGAACACACCGACGACCTGATGCTTCACACCGGCCGGATTCGTAAGCGGGCCGAGCATATTGAACAGGGTGCGCAAGCCAAGGTCCTTGCGCGGGCCGGCCGCGTGCTTCATCGCCCCGTGGTGGGACTGGGCAAACATGAAGCCAATGCCGACGCTGTCAATGCAACGTGCCACTTGTACCGGCGTCAGGTTCAGGTAGATACCCGCGGCTTCCAGCAGGTCGGCGCTGCCACTTTTGCCGGACACCGCGCGGTTGCCGTGCTTGGCCACGGTGCAACCCGCTGCCGCGACCACGAACGAGGACGCCGTCGACACGTTGAAGATGTTCGCACCGTCGCCGCCGGTGCCGACCACGTCGACCACGCCGTCGAGGGTCTTGAGTTCGACCTTGTCCGCCAGCTCGCGCATCACCGACACGGCGCCGACGATTTCGTCGATGCTTTCGCTCTTCATGCGCATGGCCATCATAAAGGCGCCGATCTGCGCGTCGGAGCATTGACCGGTCATGATCTCGCGCATCACATCGCTCATTTCAGCGGTGCTCAGGTCCAGGTGGCCGACGATACGACCCAGGGCAGTCTTGATATCCATGGAAAGTCCTTAGCGCGTGCCGCCGCTCTGCTTGAGAAAGTTGGCGAACAGCTCGTAGCCCTGCTCG
Above is a genomic segment from Pseudomonas sp. R5-89-07 containing:
- a CDS encoding lipoate--protein ligase family protein; the protein is MIQPLSMTVEAGLAAEQDLLAAVCAGEREFGLLFWQPNDQALVMPRRLSRLPAFEMASQVSADAGWPVLLRETGGEPVPQSAATVNIALVYAPPRSEGDQGRIETGYQRLCQPICDLLIELGGEASVGEIDGAFCDGRYNVNLNGRKMVGTAQRWRQSGGRPVGLVHGALLLDNDRDALIAAVNRFNQACGLEQRVRAESHIALHEVFAVPDAISRLDTLYRQMLAGILPG
- the crp gene encoding cAMP-activated global transcriptional regulator CRP; amino-acid sequence: MVALTPTPKIKNLDKLLMHCQRRRHPAKHNIICAGERSETLFFIIKGSVTILIEDEDGREMIIAYLNTGDFFGELGLFEQAGKEQQRSAWVRTKVECEVAEISYTKFRELAQHDPDILYALSGQIAQRLRDTTRKVGDLAFFDVTGRVARCLLELCKQPDAMTHPDGMQIKVTRQEIGRIVGCSREMVGRVLKDLEERNLVHVKGKTMVVFGTR
- the trpC gene encoding indole-3-glycerol phosphate synthase TrpC, with amino-acid sequence MSVPTVLEKILARKAEEVAERRARVSLAELETQAKAADAPRGFAKALLDQAKRKQPAVIAEIKKASPSKGVIREHFVPQEIAVSYEKGGATCLSVLTDIDYFQGSDLFLQQARAACKLPVIRKDFMVDPYQIVEARALGADCVLLIVSALDDVKMAELAAVAKSVGLDVLVEVHDGDELERALKTLDTPLVGVNNRNLHTFDVSLETTLDLLPRIPRDRLVITESGIVNRADVELMEISEVYSFLVGETFMRAENPGAELQRLFFPERGVAVSGSTLD
- the trpD gene encoding anthranilate phosphoribosyltransferase; its protein translation is MDIKTALGRIVGHLDLSTAEMSDVMREIMTGQCSDAQIGAFMMAMRMKSESIDEIVGAVSVMRELADKVELKTLDGVVDVVGTGGDGANIFNVSTASSFVVAAAGCTVAKHGNRAVSGKSGSADLLEAAGIYLNLTPVQVARCIDSVGIGFMFAQSHHGAMKHAAGPRKDLGLRTLFNMLGPLTNPAGVKHQVVGVFSQALCRPLAEVLQRLGSKHVLVVHSKDGLDEFSLAAPTFVAELKNDQVTEYWVEPEDLGMKSQSLHGLAVESPAASLELIRDALGRRKTENGQKAAEMIVLNAGAALYAADHAYSLKEGVALAHDALHTGLAREKLEELGAFTAVFKMENEA